A section of the Cryobacterium soli genome encodes:
- a CDS encoding sensor histidine kinase gives MSLGLPGHLVQATLSRALARASHWFGLVCLAGALLSVLALSVSPVTDRLQVTVAALLGMAAMLALLAKWRTVPLTIAYLVLGAVCTYLFTGAVLGMPGVFPSSDMFLISLPKMALIMVGGAGSGALVGVLWSTVGFLLAEVAATLAVSQTAVPDRPDVFTIVTYLFLVAVMLLDGLARRHGRAAQPAIHRAVQDDESRILRHDFDVRAIALMHDTTLNQLVSVARAKPGPLSRGLEAGLRETLQTLADRDWLTHVDERSAGAPAGSDGWLSSAVFRAIDRSRDRGLVVDITGDKEALGRLSPESDRELGLAVQQCLVNVLLHAGIVSAEVVIEADDQNVSVMVLDAGRGFMEAETGSDRLGLRQSVRKRIERLGGSVVIWSRPGAGTSVLLTLPAGPAPASTPVSSAPTPDSTPGDPAAPDTGASTPSGTPDGAVAP, from the coding sequence ATGTCACTAGGGTTACCCGGCCACCTGGTTCAGGCCACGTTGAGCCGTGCCCTCGCGCGCGCGTCGCACTGGTTCGGCCTGGTCTGCCTGGCCGGTGCGCTGCTGTCGGTGCTTGCGCTGAGCGTGTCCCCGGTCACCGACCGGCTCCAGGTCACCGTCGCCGCGCTTCTGGGCATGGCCGCCATGCTCGCGCTGCTGGCCAAGTGGCGCACGGTGCCGCTCACCATCGCCTACCTGGTGCTCGGCGCGGTGTGTACCTATTTATTCACCGGCGCGGTGCTCGGCATGCCGGGGGTGTTCCCGTCCTCGGACATGTTCCTCATCTCCCTGCCCAAGATGGCGCTCATCATGGTCGGCGGCGCCGGTTCAGGGGCGCTCGTCGGCGTGCTGTGGAGCACCGTCGGATTCCTCCTCGCGGAGGTCGCCGCCACCCTGGCCGTCTCGCAGACCGCCGTGCCCGACCGGCCCGACGTGTTCACCATCGTGACCTACCTCTTCCTGGTGGCCGTGATGCTGCTCGACGGGCTCGCCCGCCGGCACGGTCGCGCCGCGCAGCCGGCCATCCACCGGGCGGTGCAAGACGACGAATCGCGCATCCTGCGCCACGACTTCGACGTGCGGGCCATCGCCCTGATGCACGACACCACCCTCAACCAGCTCGTCTCGGTGGCCCGCGCCAAGCCGGGTCCGCTCAGCCGCGGCCTCGAGGCCGGGCTGCGCGAGACCCTGCAGACCCTCGCCGACCGGGACTGGCTCACCCACGTCGACGAACGGAGCGCCGGCGCTCCGGCGGGCAGCGACGGATGGCTTTCCAGTGCCGTGTTCCGGGCCATCGACCGCAGTCGTGACCGTGGTCTCGTCGTCGACATCACCGGCGACAAAGAGGCCCTCGGCCGGCTCAGTCCCGAGAGCGATCGCGAGCTCGGCCTGGCCGTGCAGCAGTGCCTGGTCAACGTGCTGCTGCACGCCGGCATCGTCTCCGCCGAGGTGGTCATCGAGGCCGACGACCAGAACGTCTCGGTGATGGTGCTCGATGCCGGACGCGGTTTCATGGAGGCCGAGACCGGCTCCGACCGGTTGGGGCTGCGGCAGTCGGTGCGCAAACGCATCGAGCGACTCGGCGGCTCCGTGGTGATCTGGTCGCGCCCCGGCGCGGGCACCTCGGTACTGCTCACCCTGCCCGCCGGCCCCGCGCCCGCCAGCACCCCGGTATCTTCCGCGCCCACCCCAGACAGCACGCCCGGCGACCCGGCCGCCCCGGACACCGGCGCGTCCACTCCCTCCGGCACGCCCGACGGCGCGGTCGCCCCGTGA
- a CDS encoding acyltransferase family protein, giving the protein MEITENKDGRARIDYLDGLRASLLLLGIPFHAALAFSGETWFVTSPDKSNFLYALSEFLHVWRMPAFFIVAGFFAVMMLRRRPAGRWWKGRLRRLGIPLLFGMIILNPLQWITLGYFDTMSSSSAFALAMSKALPPSFYWTMHLWFLVELLIYCAIVAAIFATPLRSHTSRIVGRCVSWIINHPVAGIAIYLVVLSMLVGAGLAAWQVLDLGTVFAGLISRNIVIFAPAFLTGCLLATRSDLLSAFTRISMPALSIVGFGCVAVILVIELGLSSESSAILSLQSIAWTVGGLTLSAVVFAIASKVFVKPSSLVRVIVDASLVVYLLHQPLIILIGNLLIDLRITGVVAWVVTVASTLIIALLAYEAVNRVPGMRFLMSGRADRGWSFLDLRNNLPEAAARASSQGR; this is encoded by the coding sequence ATGGAGATAACAGAAAACAAAGACGGCCGTGCGCGAATCGATTACCTCGACGGGCTTCGCGCCAGTCTCCTTCTTCTTGGCATCCCCTTTCATGCGGCACTCGCGTTCTCTGGCGAGACGTGGTTCGTAACGAGTCCGGACAAATCGAATTTTCTTTACGCGCTGTCGGAGTTCCTGCATGTGTGGCGTATGCCAGCATTCTTCATTGTGGCGGGGTTTTTTGCCGTGATGATGCTTCGGAGGAGACCTGCGGGCCGGTGGTGGAAAGGGCGACTCAGGCGACTCGGGATCCCCCTTCTATTTGGAATGATCATCCTGAATCCATTGCAGTGGATCACCCTTGGATACTTCGACACGATGTCATCGTCGTCAGCGTTCGCCCTCGCTATGTCGAAGGCGCTCCCGCCCTCGTTCTACTGGACCATGCACCTGTGGTTCCTCGTAGAGCTCCTGATCTACTGCGCCATCGTTGCGGCAATCTTCGCGACACCGTTGCGCTCACACACATCTCGCATTGTCGGCCGGTGCGTCAGCTGGATCATCAATCACCCTGTAGCCGGAATCGCAATCTATCTAGTGGTCCTCTCGATGCTGGTCGGCGCGGGTTTGGCTGCATGGCAGGTTCTCGATCTCGGAACGGTATTCGCTGGCCTAATCTCTCGCAACATTGTCATCTTCGCGCCGGCATTCCTTACCGGTTGTCTGCTCGCAACGCGATCAGACCTTCTGAGCGCATTCACCCGCATCTCAATGCCGGCACTCTCAATAGTGGGCTTCGGATGCGTAGCCGTGATTCTGGTCATCGAGCTAGGACTTTCAAGCGAGTCGTCCGCGATTCTCTCACTGCAGTCGATCGCCTGGACAGTAGGAGGGCTGACCCTGTCAGCGGTGGTTTTCGCCATCGCATCGAAGGTCTTCGTCAAACCGAGCTCGCTCGTCAGAGTGATAGTAGACGCGTCGCTGGTGGTGTATCTGTTGCATCAACCGTTGATCATCCTGATTGGGAATCTACTGATCGATCTACGCATCACAGGCGTGGTGGCCTGGGTAGTCACGGTTGCCAGCACTCTCATCATTGCGCTACTGGCCTACGAGGCGGTGAATCGCGTGCCTGGAATGCGTTTTCTGATGTCAGGACGCGCCGATCGAGGCTGGAGTTTTCTCGATCTGCGGAACAACTTGCCTGAAGCTGCTGCACGAGCGTCGAGCCAAGGTCGCTAG
- a CDS encoding intein-containing Rv2578c family radical SAM protein, whose amino-acid sequence MRWSGQELTTEQAGALPGLARLNNLVRSVRTPEFDGITFHEVLAKSALNRVPGQSAMPFGWTINPYRGCSHACTYCLSPETLILMADGRQKPLWDVKVGEAIIGTRVEGSYRRFVQTTVLAAWNTRKRGHRITLGDGTEIVASGDHRFLTERGWKFVTGSMSGDGQRPYLTTNNKLMGFGLNGLTETTQPQYFAPSYRRGYLTGMIRGDGMMISRDYPRRTGGGSKVRLFRLASADPEALNRTRLFLDQEDIHTLTRPFSAASETRRAINSIYSGKAANYAQITTLIAWPESPDVDWHAGYLAGVFDAEGSCSQGVLRISNKDDAILANIQRSMEVLGIDHVLEDARPNGVRCVRVTGGLAMRSKFFNLSGPAIDRKLPIAGRAVKSDAKLQIVSIEDLGATMDMIDITTGTGDFIANGIVSHNCFARPTHNYLDLDAGKDFDNEIIVKVNVAEVLRKELAKPSWGKHPVALGTNTDPYQRAEGRYRLMPGIIAALADSGTPFSILTKGTLLRRDLDLLAEASRQVPVDLALSIAIYDDALQQAVEPGTPSTKARLATVTAIREKGMDCSVFMMPILPFLTDTRAHLDEAMRQAKAAGATGVLYSALYLKPGVKEWYFHWLEQDHPELMPRYRELYKRGAYAPKEYRQWLAERIHPLLRAHGLERRREDPATGGIRSMALTGVPASEGAGPQDSLEVPLSLIAAELPMNVEPTLF is encoded by the coding sequence ATGCGCTGGAGTGGACAGGAACTGACGACCGAGCAGGCCGGGGCCCTGCCCGGCCTCGCCCGGCTGAACAACCTGGTGCGGAGCGTCCGCACCCCCGAGTTCGACGGCATCACGTTCCACGAGGTGCTCGCCAAGTCCGCCCTCAACCGGGTCCCCGGCCAGAGCGCGATGCCCTTCGGCTGGACGATCAACCCGTACCGGGGCTGTTCCCATGCGTGCACCTATTGCCTGAGCCCTGAAACCCTCATCCTGATGGCAGACGGGCGGCAAAAGCCCCTGTGGGACGTCAAAGTCGGCGAGGCCATCATCGGCACACGAGTGGAGGGGTCTTATCGTCGCTTCGTGCAGACCACCGTGCTTGCGGCTTGGAACACGCGCAAGCGGGGCCACCGGATCACTCTGGGCGACGGTACGGAGATTGTGGCGAGCGGCGACCACCGCTTTCTCACCGAGCGAGGCTGGAAGTTCGTCACCGGCTCGATGAGCGGCGATGGGCAACGTCCGTATCTCACCACGAACAATAAGTTGATGGGCTTCGGGCTCAATGGACTCACCGAGACAACTCAGCCCCAATACTTTGCGCCCAGTTATAGGCGGGGTTACCTGACGGGGATGATACGAGGCGACGGCATGATGATCTCCCGTGATTATCCGCGTCGGACGGGAGGCGGTAGCAAGGTGCGGCTGTTCAGGCTCGCATCGGCTGATCCTGAAGCGCTCAACCGCACCCGCCTGTTTCTCGACCAGGAAGACATCCACACGCTAACGCGGCCCTTTTCAGCCGCCTCCGAAACGCGGCGGGCGATCAACTCGATCTACTCGGGAAAGGCGGCGAACTACGCCCAGATCACCACACTGATTGCGTGGCCCGAGTCGCCGGATGTGGATTGGCATGCTGGGTATCTTGCGGGCGTGTTCGACGCCGAGGGATCGTGTTCGCAGGGAGTTCTGCGCATCAGCAACAAAGACGATGCGATTCTCGCCAACATTCAGAGGTCCATGGAGGTGCTGGGAATCGATCACGTGCTCGAGGACGCGAGACCGAATGGTGTTCGCTGCGTTCGAGTGACCGGTGGGCTGGCGATGCGGTCGAAGTTTTTTAACCTGAGCGGCCCTGCCATCGACCGTAAGCTCCCCATCGCTGGCAGAGCCGTCAAATCGGATGCCAAGCTTCAGATCGTGTCGATTGAAGACCTCGGCGCCACCATGGACATGATCGACATCACCACGGGCACCGGAGACTTCATCGCCAATGGCATCGTCAGTCACAATTGCTTTGCTCGCCCCACCCACAACTACCTCGACCTCGACGCCGGCAAGGACTTCGACAACGAGATCATCGTCAAGGTGAACGTGGCCGAGGTGCTCCGCAAGGAACTCGCCAAACCCAGCTGGGGCAAGCATCCGGTGGCGCTGGGAACCAACACCGACCCGTACCAGCGCGCCGAGGGGCGTTACCGGCTGATGCCGGGCATCATCGCGGCGCTCGCCGACTCCGGCACCCCGTTCTCTATCCTCACGAAGGGCACCCTGCTGCGCCGCGACCTGGACCTGCTCGCTGAGGCCAGCCGGCAGGTGCCCGTGGACCTGGCGCTGTCGATCGCGATCTACGACGACGCGTTGCAGCAGGCCGTGGAGCCGGGCACCCCGAGCACGAAGGCCCGGCTGGCGACGGTCACCGCGATCCGCGAGAAGGGGATGGACTGCTCGGTGTTCATGATGCCGATCCTGCCGTTCCTCACCGACACCCGCGCCCACCTCGACGAGGCCATGCGGCAGGCCAAGGCCGCCGGTGCCACCGGGGTGCTCTACAGCGCCCTGTACCTCAAGCCCGGGGTGAAGGAGTGGTACTTCCACTGGCTCGAGCAGGACCACCCCGAGCTGATGCCCCGATACCGCGAGCTCTACAAACGCGGCGCCTACGCCCCCAAGGAGTACCGTCAGTGGCTGGCCGAGCGCATCCACCCGCTGCTGCGCGCGCACGGGCTTGAGCGGCGCCGGGAGGACCCGGCGACCGGCGGCATCCGCTCGATGGCCTTGACCGGCGTGCCCGCGAGCGAAGGCGCCGGCCCGCAGGACAGCTTGGAGGTCCCTCTTTCCCTCATCGCCGCGGAGCTGCCCATGAATGTGGAACCGACCCTTTTCTGA
- a CDS encoding MDR family MFS transporter, whose product MSVDRRDVGFRSERGPILIALMLTTGLVAIESTILATAVPSIVKDIGGFSQFPWLFSIYLLAQAVSVPVYAKLSDVIGRKPILLFGIGIFLLGSILCGFAWSMPALIAFRAVQGLGAGAILPMSVTIAGDIYTVAERAKTQGYLASVWAVSSVVGPTLGGVFAEFSSWRWIFFINIPLCLLAAGMLMRTFHETIQHRKHKVDYLGATLLMLALSALLLAVLEGGQAWAWGSPQSIGVFGAGALLLIAFVFAERRAAEPVLPMWVFSRRVVLTSSLIGLGVGAIMLGLTSFVPTYLEGSLGVTPILGGLAVAALTIGWPISASQSGRLYLRIGFRATVLIGLAITVLGTVTLALTAATPAVATVAVSCFVIGLGLGLVATPSMIAAQSSVEWDERGVVTGTNMFSRSIGSAVGVAIFGALANAIYALPGNTGHGPEAITAASSAVFVALAITAVATVAAAFYMPRTKPLGFDPEPVTP is encoded by the coding sequence ATGAGCGTGGATAGACGGGACGTCGGCTTCCGGTCCGAACGCGGGCCCATCCTCATCGCCCTGATGCTGACGACCGGGCTTGTCGCCATCGAGTCGACGATCCTTGCCACGGCGGTGCCCTCCATCGTGAAGGACATCGGCGGTTTTTCGCAGTTCCCGTGGCTGTTCTCCATCTACCTGCTCGCCCAAGCGGTGTCGGTGCCGGTGTACGCGAAGCTCTCCGATGTCATCGGCCGCAAGCCGATCCTCCTGTTCGGCATCGGGATCTTCCTGCTCGGCTCGATCCTGTGCGGATTCGCCTGGAGCATGCCCGCCCTGATCGCCTTCCGGGCCGTGCAGGGCCTGGGCGCCGGCGCCATCCTGCCGATGTCGGTCACCATCGCCGGCGATATCTACACCGTGGCCGAGCGCGCCAAGACCCAGGGCTACCTCGCCAGCGTGTGGGCGGTGTCCTCCGTGGTCGGCCCCACCCTCGGCGGGGTGTTCGCCGAATTCTCGTCGTGGCGCTGGATCTTCTTCATCAACATTCCCCTGTGCCTCCTGGCGGCGGGGATGCTCATGCGCACCTTCCACGAGACCATCCAGCACCGCAAGCACAAGGTGGATTACCTCGGGGCCACCCTGCTGATGCTCGCGCTGAGCGCCCTGCTCCTGGCGGTGCTCGAGGGCGGCCAGGCCTGGGCATGGGGCTCGCCACAGAGCATCGGCGTCTTCGGCGCCGGCGCACTGCTGCTGATCGCCTTCGTGTTCGCCGAGCGCCGGGCGGCCGAACCGGTGCTGCCGATGTGGGTGTTCTCGCGGCGGGTGGTGCTGACCAGCTCGCTGATCGGTCTGGGCGTCGGTGCCATCATGCTGGGGCTGACCTCGTTCGTGCCGACGTACCTGGAGGGCTCGCTCGGCGTCACCCCGATCCTCGGCGGTCTGGCCGTCGCGGCCCTGACCATCGGCTGGCCGATCTCGGCATCCCAGTCGGGGCGGCTCTACCTGCGGATCGGCTTCCGCGCCACCGTGCTGATCGGCCTGGCCATCACCGTTCTCGGAACGGTGACCCTGGCCCTCACCGCGGCAACCCCCGCGGTGGCCACCGTGGCCGTCTCGTGCTTCGTGATCGGCCTCGGACTGGGCCTGGTGGCCACGCCATCGATGATCGCCGCCCAGTCGAGCGTCGAGTGGGACGAACGCGGGGTCGTCACCGGAACAAACATGTTCTCCCGCTCGATCGGCAGCGCCGTGGGCGTGGCGATCTTCGGCGCCCTCGCCAACGCGATCTACGCGCTGCCGGGCAACACCGGCCACGGCCCCGAGGCCATCACGGCCGCGTCATCCGCCGTGTTCGTCGCCCTCGCGATCACCGCGGTCGCGACCGTGGCGGCGGCCTTCTACATGCCCCGCACCAAGCCGCTCGGCTTCGACCCCGAGCCAGTCACCCCCTAG
- a CDS encoding malate:quinone oxidoreductase, with protein MSATLATLLAELQPDWNIQVYERLGELAQESSNPWNNAGTGHAALCELNYMPQAADGSVTPEKAVAINEQFQISRQLWSHLVETGVLPEPEKFINSTPHMTFVHGSSSVDYLRKRRDALADQPLFAGLEYSEDPAVIGQWTPLLTKKRAATQKIAATRIDSGTDVDFGAVTRYLFDSLQKRGVKVHLNQQVTTLKQQDDGSWKLKLLSLVGRYTNTVEAKFVFVGAGGGALALLQKSGIPEIKGFGGFPISGQFLRTSNPAIVAQHQAKVYGKAAVGAPPMSVPHLDTRVVDGETSLLFGPFAGFSPKFLKRSTWFDLPFSVRPHNLVPMLAVAKNNFGLMKYLIGEVFASRRAKLEALREFMPTAQAKDWELITAGQRVQVMKKDAKAGGVLQFGTEVITSADGSIAGLLGASPGASTAAPIMVDLLKRCFPSDYSRWEPQLREMIPSLGTKLSDNPAAAAASLAATAKTLHLTA; from the coding sequence ATGAGTGCCACCCTGGCCACCCTGCTCGCCGAACTGCAGCCCGACTGGAACATCCAGGTCTACGAGCGCCTCGGCGAACTCGCTCAGGAGAGCTCCAACCCCTGGAACAACGCCGGTACCGGCCACGCAGCGCTCTGCGAGCTCAATTACATGCCGCAGGCGGCGGACGGCTCGGTGACACCGGAGAAGGCGGTGGCGATCAACGAGCAGTTCCAGATCAGCCGCCAGCTCTGGTCGCACCTCGTTGAGACGGGTGTGCTGCCCGAGCCCGAGAAGTTCATCAACTCCACCCCGCACATGACCTTCGTGCACGGCTCCTCCAGCGTGGACTACCTGCGCAAGCGCCGTGACGCGCTCGCCGACCAGCCGCTGTTCGCCGGTCTGGAGTACAGCGAGGACCCCGCCGTCATCGGCCAGTGGACGCCGCTGCTCACCAAGAAGCGCGCCGCCACCCAGAAGATCGCGGCGACCCGCATCGACTCCGGCACCGACGTGGACTTCGGCGCGGTCACCCGGTACCTCTTCGACTCGCTCCAGAAGCGCGGCGTGAAGGTGCATCTCAACCAGCAGGTCACCACCCTCAAGCAGCAGGACGACGGTTCCTGGAAACTCAAGCTGCTCAGCCTGGTGGGCCGGTACACCAACACCGTCGAGGCCAAGTTCGTCTTCGTCGGCGCCGGCGGGGGAGCCCTCGCGCTGCTGCAGAAGAGTGGCATCCCCGAGATCAAGGGCTTCGGCGGCTTCCCCATCAGCGGCCAGTTCCTGCGCACCAGCAACCCCGCCATCGTGGCGCAGCACCAGGCCAAGGTGTACGGCAAGGCCGCCGTAGGCGCGCCGCCGATGTCGGTGCCGCACCTCGACACGCGGGTGGTGGATGGCGAGACCTCCTTGCTCTTCGGCCCGTTCGCCGGGTTCAGCCCCAAGTTCCTCAAGCGCAGCACCTGGTTCGACCTGCCGTTCTCGGTGCGTCCGCACAACCTCGTGCCCATGCTCGCGGTGGCCAAGAACAACTTCGGCCTGATGAAGTATCTGATCGGCGAGGTCTTCGCCTCCCGGAGGGCCAAGCTCGAGGCGCTGCGGGAGTTCATGCCCACCGCGCAGGCCAAGGACTGGGAGCTCATCACCGCCGGGCAGCGCGTGCAGGTGATGAAGAAGGACGCCAAGGCCGGCGGCGTGCTGCAGTTCGGCACCGAGGTCATCACCTCCGCCGACGGCAGCATCGCGGGCCTGCTCGGGGCATCGCCGGGTGCATCCACCGCCGCGCCGATCATGGTGGACCTGCTCAAGCGCTGCTTCCCCAGCGATTACTCCCGCTGGGAGCCGCAGCTGCGCGAAATGATCCCCAGCCTGGGCACCAAACTCTCCGACAACCCCGCGGCCGCTGCAGCCAGCCTGGCCGCCACCGCCAAGACCTTGCACCTGACCGCGTAG
- a CDS encoding glycoside hydrolase family 6 protein yields MESTGSRLGLSLGIIALAAPIVALGLFIGSFAITAVEAMRSNPLAGATFYTNPDSTARVAAAAADPGSADAATLTRLADQPAAIWLLPERYPMDTVRADVAAIADAAAAAGQLPVFVIYGIPDRDCGNFSTGGLSESDYPIWVESIATALDTRAAVVILEPDALALAQQCGNVPQRVAQIQQGVAALQGTLATVYLDAGHSDWLDAATTANLLNQAGVQNVRGFATNVSNYNDSAAEQAFGEAVSALTNGAHFIVDTSRNGAGSNGEWCNPTGRALGATPEATTDDGLRDANLWVKEPGESDGTCNNGPAAGEWWPERALQLAAAAGW; encoded by the coding sequence ATGGAATCCACCGGAAGCCGTCTCGGCCTCTCCCTGGGCATCATCGCCCTCGCCGCTCCGATCGTCGCGCTGGGCCTGTTCATCGGCAGCTTCGCGATCACCGCCGTCGAAGCGATGCGCAGCAACCCCCTCGCCGGGGCGACCTTCTATACCAATCCGGATTCAACGGCCCGGGTGGCCGCCGCCGCGGCCGACCCGGGGTCCGCCGACGCCGCCACCCTCACCCGCCTGGCAGACCAGCCCGCGGCGATCTGGCTGCTGCCGGAGCGATACCCGATGGACACAGTGCGTGCCGACGTCGCCGCGATCGCGGATGCCGCGGCGGCGGCCGGTCAGCTGCCCGTGTTCGTGATCTACGGCATCCCCGACCGCGACTGCGGCAACTTCTCGACCGGCGGCCTGTCGGAGAGCGACTACCCGATCTGGGTCGAGTCGATCGCCACTGCCCTCGACACCCGCGCGGCCGTCGTCATTCTCGAACCGGATGCGCTCGCCCTCGCCCAGCAGTGCGGCAACGTGCCCCAGCGGGTGGCGCAGATCCAACAGGGCGTCGCCGCCCTGCAGGGCACCCTCGCCACGGTGTACCTCGACGCGGGCCACTCCGACTGGCTCGATGCGGCCACCACCGCCAACCTGCTCAACCAGGCCGGCGTGCAGAACGTGCGCGGCTTCGCCACCAACGTCTCCAACTACAACGACTCGGCCGCCGAACAGGCCTTCGGCGAGGCCGTCTCCGCGCTCACCAACGGCGCCCACTTCATCGTCGACACCTCCCGCAATGGCGCGGGGAGCAACGGCGAGTGGTGCAACCCCACCGGACGGGCACTCGGCGCGACCCCCGAAGCCACCACCGATGACGGGCTGCGCGACGCCAACCTCTGGGTGAAGGAGCCCGGCGAAAGCGACGGCACCTGCAACAACGGCCCCGCCGCCGGCGAGTGGTGGCCGGAGCGGGCCCTGCAGCTGGCCGCCGCCGCGGGCTGGTGA
- a CDS encoding response regulator transcription factor has protein sequence MIIEDDADIRHLLEAVLTQAGFDAIATSNGLDGVRAVRAYDPIVTTLDVSMPGMDGFETAKRIRAFSSTYLVMLTARDEEIDTLQGLEAGADDYLTKPFRPRELRARIDAMLRRPRLASAPATAGDPADTPTAQPAPAAPVVQVQATPAPAEIPYTPAYVPPTPVAAPPAEVIPTLAPVPVSVEYVSAAAPTVIVSNDSAVADERADDWIEHNGLRLSNDMRLAMLGSAELDLTRTEFDLLAALLESKRRVRSKADLALLLRGESYVTSYYVNEADKRAVEAHLSNLRRKLGDSLTAPRWLETVRGVGYRLAASDEAGRETY, from the coding sequence GTGATCATCGAGGATGACGCGGATATCCGGCATCTGCTCGAAGCCGTGCTCACACAGGCCGGATTCGACGCGATCGCAACGAGCAACGGCCTCGATGGCGTGCGTGCCGTGCGCGCCTACGACCCCATTGTGACCACGCTCGATGTGAGCATGCCCGGCATGGACGGCTTCGAAACCGCCAAGCGCATCCGGGCGTTCAGCTCGACGTACCTGGTGATGCTCACCGCTCGCGACGAAGAGATCGACACGCTGCAGGGCCTCGAGGCCGGCGCGGACGACTACCTCACCAAGCCGTTCCGCCCCCGTGAATTGCGCGCCCGCATCGACGCCATGCTGCGCCGCCCCCGGCTGGCTTCGGCGCCGGCGACAGCCGGCGACCCGGCGGATACTCCGACCGCCCAGCCCGCGCCCGCCGCTCCGGTAGTCCAGGTGCAGGCCACGCCTGCTCCCGCCGAGATTCCGTACACCCCCGCCTACGTGCCGCCGACGCCGGTGGCCGCTCCCCCGGCCGAGGTCATCCCGACCCTGGCCCCGGTGCCCGTGTCGGTGGAGTATGTGTCCGCCGCCGCGCCCACCGTCATTGTGTCCAACGACAGCGCCGTGGCCGACGAACGCGCCGACGACTGGATCGAGCACAACGGGCTGCGGTTGAGCAACGACATGCGCCTGGCGATGCTCGGCTCGGCCGAGCTCGACCTCACCCGCACCGAGTTCGACCTGCTGGCCGCGCTGCTCGAGTCCAAGCGCCGGGTGCGCAGCAAGGCCGACCTGGCGCTGCTGCTGCGCGGTGAGAGCTACGTGACCTCGTACTACGTCAACGAGGCCGACAAGCGGGCCGTCGAGGCGCACCTGAGCAACCTGCGCCGCAAGCTCGGCGACAGCCTCACCGCGCCGCGCTGGCTGGAGACCGTGCGCGGGGTGGGCTACCGGCTGGCGGCGTCAGACGAGGCCGGACGCGAGACCTACTAG